The following proteins are encoded in a genomic region of Bernardetia sp. MNP-M8:
- a CDS encoding AAA family ATPase produces MQRKERIKNLLSALNKNLYERQEPIQLALLTAVAGESLFMLGAPGVAKSLIARKLKFAFTAGQSFEYLMNRFSTPDEVFGPVSIKKLKDEDKYERLTDKYLPGATVVFLDEIWKASPSIQNALLTVLNEKIYRNGEEEVKVELKGLIAASNELPPKNEGLEALWDRFLVRYLISEIKESGNFLQMLTSSDNVYEDTVSDELKITAEENELWSKEIDEIELPTEVLNTIQLVKKQLDDTDNQIGNVYFVSDRRWKKVIRLLKTCAFLNGRKKVNLMDCFLITHCVWNQPEQLDKVRHLVSEVIRKHGYSISLNLTGLRQEIKELETEIEKETKVKHITTREELYPVEQEFYQVMNLETSMDGKYIKRADFDRLTQEESTINVYDDAFKLTYKVKAKKPPVQHQIHLFHNAQLLALGLRTHKVEKDEIIYRKPHQLIEKYWNEKLEELLAYVNENLAKLDTEKPKEWYELDQNLFVDARLAPIVKANLNDSINQLNDIQLKLEKLKYYYKNLKE; encoded by the coding sequence ATGCAACGCAAAGAACGAATCAAAAACTTACTTTCTGCTCTCAATAAAAATCTTTACGAACGACAAGAACCCATACAATTAGCTTTACTGACAGCCGTTGCAGGCGAGAGTTTGTTTATGCTTGGCGCACCAGGGGTAGCCAAAAGTTTGATTGCACGTAAGCTAAAATTTGCCTTTACAGCAGGACAATCTTTTGAGTATTTAATGAACCGTTTTAGTACGCCTGATGAGGTTTTTGGTCCTGTTTCTATCAAAAAGTTAAAAGATGAGGATAAATATGAACGCTTGACAGACAAGTATTTACCAGGGGCAACAGTTGTTTTTTTAGATGAAATTTGGAAGGCAAGTCCTTCTATTCAGAATGCACTTTTGACCGTTTTGAATGAGAAAATTTATAGAAATGGAGAAGAAGAAGTAAAAGTAGAACTAAAAGGACTTATTGCAGCATCAAACGAACTTCCACCCAAAAATGAAGGTTTAGAAGCTCTTTGGGATAGATTTTTGGTGCGTTATCTAATTTCTGAAATAAAAGAAAGTGGTAATTTTCTGCAAATGCTGACTTCTTCAGATAATGTTTATGAAGATACAGTTTCTGATGAACTTAAGATTACAGCAGAAGAAAATGAGCTTTGGAGCAAAGAAATTGATGAAATAGAACTGCCAACAGAAGTTTTGAATACTATTCAGCTTGTCAAAAAACAACTTGATGATACCGATAATCAGATTGGAAATGTATATTTTGTTTCGGATAGAAGATGGAAAAAAGTAATTCGCCTTCTCAAAACGTGTGCTTTTTTAAATGGACGCAAAAAAGTCAATCTAATGGATTGTTTCTTAATTACGCATTGTGTTTGGAATCAACCTGAGCAGTTGGATAAAGTGCGTCATTTGGTTTCAGAAGTGATACGCAAACATGGTTATTCTATTTCGCTAAATCTGACTGGATTGAGACAAGAAATAAAAGAATTAGAAACCGAAATTGAAAAGGAAACAAAAGTAAAACACATCACAACACGAGAAGAACTCTATCCAGTCGAACAAGAATTCTATCAAGTAATGAATTTGGAAACGTCAATGGATGGAAAATACATCAAACGAGCTGATTTTGATAGATTGACACAAGAAGAAAGTACAATAAATGTCTATGATGACGCTTTTAAATTGACCTATAAAGTAAAAGCAAAAAAACCACCTGTACAGCATCAAATTCATTTATTCCATAATGCTCAACTTTTAGCCTTGGGTTTACGCACGCATAAGGTAGAAAAAGATGAAATTATTTACAGAAAACCTCATCAGCTTATAGAAAAATATTGGAATGAAAAACTAGAGGAACTTTTGGCTTATGTAAATGAAAATTTAGCAAAACTAGATACTGAAAAACCAAAAGAATGGTACGAATTAGACCAAAATTTGTTTGTAGATGCTCGTCTTGCCCCCATCGTAAAAGCAAACTTAAATGATTCTATCAATCAACTCAATGATATTCAATTAAAACTAGAAAAACTGAAATATTATTATAAGAATTTGAAGGAATAG